A genomic stretch from Psychrilyobacter piezotolerans includes:
- a CDS encoding glycosyltransferase family 4 protein — translation MKERKGIGEKKRVGMVVNETWNMYNFRGGLIKKLILEGYEVVVIASTDKFAEKLRNLGAKVVDIEINSKGTDPIEDLKLILTLHNIYKKEKLDIVFNYTEKPIICGTIAAKLAKVIPIAVTTGLGYGFIKEGKATNVVEKLYKFSLEFAKEVWFLNENDKKIFLERKLVDSNKTFVLNGEGIDTDHFKPLKETRSDCKIKFLMIARALWDKGVKEYCEAAEIIKSKHRDKEIEFLFLGGVGLPNPLAVPREYMEKYHNEGTINYLGVGDVTPVIEGSSCFVLPSYREGISRVIMENASMGKPVIAADVPGCRELVDDGKTGYLCTPGESKDLAQKLEWFINLSEERREKAGKLGRQKMIDEFSENMVVGVYLDKLKKWLN, via the coding sequence ATGAAGGAAAGAAAGGGAATAGGTGAGAAAAAAAGGGTAGGAATGGTAGTAAATGAAACTTGGAATATGTATAACTTCAGGGGCGGACTGATAAAAAAGCTGATATTAGAGGGGTATGAAGTTGTTGTTATTGCCTCTACAGATAAATTTGCTGAAAAATTGAGAAATTTAGGAGCCAAGGTAGTAGATATTGAGATAAATTCCAAGGGAACCGATCCAATAGAAGATTTAAAATTGATACTTACCCTCCATAATATATATAAGAAGGAAAAATTAGACATAGTTTTTAACTATACTGAAAAACCTATAATCTGTGGAACTATTGCCGCTAAACTGGCCAAAGTCATACCAATAGCTGTGACAACGGGCCTGGGCTATGGATTTATAAAGGAGGGAAAAGCAACCAATGTAGTTGAAAAATTATACAAATTTTCCCTTGAATTTGCTAAGGAAGTTTGGTTTTTAAATGAAAATGATAAAAAGATATTTTTAGAAAGAAAATTAGTGGATTCCAATAAAACATTTGTCTTAAACGGTGAGGGGATCGATACCGATCATTTTAAACCTCTAAAAGAAACAAGATCAGATTGTAAAATAAAATTTTTGATGATCGCCAGAGCTCTCTGGGATAAAGGGGTAAAGGAATATTGTGAGGCAGCCGAGATTATAAAATCTAAACATAGGGATAAGGAGATAGAATTTCTGTTTTTAGGGGGTGTAGGATTGCCCAATCCCTTAGCCGTTCCCAGGGAGTACATGGAAAAATATCATAATGAGGGGACAATTAACTATCTGGGAGTAGGAGATGTAACCCCGGTGATTGAAGGATCCTCTTGTTTTGTACTTCCCTCATACAGGGAAGGAATTTCCAGAGTAATCATGGAAAATGCATCCATGGGTAAACCTGTAATAGCTGCAGATGTTCCTGGATGCCGTGAATTGGTGGATGATGGGAAAACTGGATATCTTTGCACACCTGGGGAATCTAAAGATCTGGCTCAAAAACTGGAGTGGTTTATCAACCTGTCTGAGGAAAGAAGGGAAAAGGCTGGTAAATTAGGGAGACAGAAGATGATAGATGAATTCTCTGAAAATATGGTAGTAGGTGTTTACCTGGATAAATTAAAGAAATGGCTTAATTGA
- a CDS encoding phosphopentomutase, translating into MNNIDRAIIIVLDSAGVGELPDAKDYGDSGSNTFGHIASSTGGINLPNMEQLGLGNLTDIEGVAKTTDCCGGKSLGAYGKANEASKGKDTTTGHWEIAGIINETPFPTYPNGFSKEVLDELEKRTGRKVLCNLPYSGTKVLDDYGAEQKKTGAWIVYTSADPVLQIAAHEEDIPLAELYKACEIALEICNEMAPVARVIARPYLGDESGSYARTSNRHDYSVVPPKATLLDMIKDKGLDVVAVGKTNDIFAGVGVTDTRGTNTDNMDGINKTIKAIKEDTKGLIFTNLVDFDMLFGHRRNAEGYKYALEEFDNKLPEIIGAMKEGDLLILTADHGCDPTYEGTDHTREYIPVLTYGHGLKKGVNLGDRESFADIASTIEELILDTNELPGTSFAKDLFKCCGSGKHHGHHGKDHKCKCK; encoded by the coding sequence ATGAACAATATAGATAGAGCTATAATCATAGTACTTGATAGTGCTGGTGTAGGAGAATTACCTGATGCAAAAGATTATGGAGACTCAGGATCAAATACCTTTGGTCATATTGCAAGTTCTACAGGGGGGATCAATCTGCCAAACATGGAACAGTTAGGTCTAGGAAACTTGACAGATATAGAAGGGGTAGCTAAGACTACAGATTGTTGTGGAGGAAAGTCATTGGGAGCTTACGGTAAAGCCAATGAAGCTTCCAAAGGAAAGGATACTACAACAGGTCATTGGGAGATTGCCGGAATAATCAACGAAACACCCTTCCCAACATATCCAAATGGATTTTCAAAGGAAGTCTTGGATGAATTAGAAAAAAGAACCGGAAGAAAAGTTCTTTGTAACCTGCCATATTCAGGGACTAAAGTCTTGGATGATTATGGAGCCGAACAAAAAAAGACCGGCGCTTGGATAGTCTATACTTCAGCTGATCCGGTACTGCAGATAGCAGCTCACGAAGAAGATATTCCTCTGGCAGAACTATATAAAGCCTGCGAAATAGCACTGGAAATATGCAATGAGATGGCCCCAGTAGCCAGGGTAATTGCCAGACCCTATCTTGGAGACGAGTCAGGCAGCTATGCGAGAACTTCTAACAGACACGACTATTCAGTGGTCCCACCAAAGGCAACACTTTTAGACATGATTAAGGATAAAGGGCTGGATGTAGTAGCTGTTGGAAAAACCAACGATATATTTGCAGGTGTAGGAGTAACTGATACTCGTGGAACAAATACCGACAATATGGATGGAATCAATAAAACTATAAAGGCCATCAAGGAAGATACTAAGGGTCTTATTTTTACAAACTTAGTTGACTTTGATATGCTTTTTGGACACAGAAGAAATGCAGAAGGATATAAATACGCACTGGAAGAATTTGACAATAAACTGCCTGAGATTATTGGAGCTATGAAAGAGGGAGACCTTTTAATCTTAACTGCTGATCATGGGTGTGACCCGACCTATGAAGGAACAGATCATACCAGGGAGTATATTCCTGTCCTTACATACGGACACGGATTAAAAAAAGGAGTTAACTTAGGTGACAGGGAGTCATTTGCTGATATAGCTTCTACCATTGAAGAGCTGATCTTAGATACTAATGAACTGCCGGGAACTAGTTTTGCTAAAGATTTATTTAAATGTTGTGGCAGTGGAAAACACCACGGCCATCATGGAAAAGACCATAAGTGTAAATGTAAATAA
- a CDS encoding RluA family pseudouridine synthase, giving the protein MKKNMKIKRDTVLKVKEKMELMDFLSFHLQGKSKNNLKSLLTHGQITVDSQMVSQFNHILTVGQEVKINWNKDREIKKMQGVQILFEDDSIIVANKDAGILSVSTGGRDENTAYNKLKDHVKANNPTNKIFIVHRLDRNTSGIMMFAKTAEAQQLLQSDWKKYILSRKYSVLTEGKVENDKGTITSWLKENTAFVVYSSKTDNGGKKAITNYEVIKKTNNFTLLEASLETGRKNQIRVHMQDLKHPIVGDKKYGATGNPIKRLGLHARVLEFIHPITGKEYKFETQIPASFEKVFKRMRKR; this is encoded by the coding sequence TTGAAAAAAAATATGAAAATAAAAAGAGACACAGTCTTAAAAGTAAAAGAAAAAATGGAATTAATGGATTTTTTATCTTTCCACCTGCAGGGAAAAAGTAAAAATAATTTAAAATCACTGCTTACTCATGGTCAGATAACTGTAGACAGCCAAATGGTAAGTCAGTTCAATCACATCCTAACTGTCGGTCAAGAGGTAAAAATCAACTGGAATAAGGATAGAGAGATAAAGAAGATGCAGGGTGTTCAAATTTTATTTGAAGATGACAGTATCATCGTTGCAAATAAAGATGCAGGTATTCTTTCAGTATCTACCGGCGGCAGAGATGAAAATACTGCTTATAATAAATTAAAGGACCATGTTAAAGCAAATAACCCCACAAACAAGATCTTCATTGTTCACAGACTGGATAGAAATACCTCTGGAATAATGATGTTTGCTAAAACTGCTGAAGCTCAGCAGCTCCTGCAAAGTGACTGGAAGAAATATATTCTCAGCAGAAAGTACTCTGTATTAACAGAAGGAAAAGTTGAAAATGATAAGGGAACTATCACATCTTGGTTAAAGGAAAATACCGCATTTGTAGTTTATTCCAGTAAGACGGATAATGGCGGAAAAAAAGCCATCACAAACTATGAGGTAATCAAGAAAACTAATAACTTTACGTTATTAGAAGCATCCCTTGAAACTGGAAGAAAGAATCAAATCAGAGTACATATGCAGGATCTAAAGCATCCAATTGTAGGAGATAAAAAATACGGTGCTACTGGAAACCCAATTAAAAGACTGGGATTACATGCCAGAGTATTAGAATTTATCCACCCAATAACAGGAAAAGAGTATAAGTTCGAGACTCAGATCCCAGCTAGTTTTGAAAAGGTATTCAAGAGAATGAGAAAGAGATAG
- the ruvA gene encoding Holliday junction branch migration protein RuvA, with translation MFEYLDGKITIKKMGYVAIDVNGLGYKVFVSLQTLDKIKLGETTRLYIYNHVKEDMFKLIGFAEERERDFFEILINVNGIGMSLGLAILSTFSINDLKQIIANEDTKLLTKVPKLGAKKSQKLIVDVKDKMKNLQLVDNIDSGTGSIKAQLEEDIYLALGALGYSKKDIDKFVTPKDLDSYDSIEMAIKDILRKISK, from the coding sequence ATGTTTGAATATTTAGATGGTAAGATTACCATAAAAAAAATGGGCTATGTTGCCATAGATGTAAATGGTTTAGGTTACAAGGTATTTGTATCCCTCCAAACTTTAGACAAGATCAAACTAGGTGAAACTACAAGGTTATATATCTATAATCATGTGAAGGAAGATATGTTTAAATTAATTGGCTTTGCTGAGGAAAGGGAAAGAGATTTTTTTGAGATCCTCATCAATGTAAATGGAATAGGGATGTCACTTGGCTTGGCTATCCTGTCTACTTTTTCTATCAATGATCTGAAACAGATAATAGCCAATGAGGATACAAAACTACTGACTAAGGTCCCTAAATTAGGAGCTAAAAAATCACAAAAACTCATAGTTGATGTGAAAGACAAGATGAAAAACCTTCAACTTGTAGACAATATAGATAGTGGTACTGGCAGTATCAAGGCCCAGTTAGAAGAAGATATCTACCTGGCTTTAGGTGCTCTTGGATACTCTAAAAAAGACATAGATAAATTCGTCACTCCTAAAGACTTGGATTCATATGACAGTATCGAAATGGCTATAAAAGATATTTTAAGAAAGATAAGTAAATAA
- the cdd gene encoding cytidine deaminase → MLNEKEILELIDEAITAREGAYAKFSNFKVGAALIDDKGDHYTGCNVENSSYGLSMCGERNAVFHAVSKGMNKIKVIAVVGDTEGPISPCGACRQVINEFATEDTLVIMANMKKEYKMVKFTEIFPYGFRL, encoded by the coding sequence ATGTTAAATGAGAAAGAAATATTGGAATTAATCGATGAGGCCATCACAGCTCGTGAAGGTGCATATGCAAAATTTTCAAATTTTAAGGTAGGAGCTGCCCTAATCGACGATAAAGGAGATCATTATACAGGATGTAATGTAGAAAACTCATCTTATGGATTATCCATGTGCGGGGAGAGAAATGCTGTCTTTCATGCTGTCTCCAAGGGAATGAATAAGATCAAAGTTATAGCTGTTGTAGGAGATACAGAGGGTCCTATCTCACCATGTGGTGCCTGCAGACAAGTTATAAATGAATTTGCCACAGAGGATACTCTTGTTATCATGGCAAATATGAAAAAAGAATACAAGATGGTAAAATTTACCGAGATATTCCCCTATGGATTCAGATTATAG
- a CDS encoding deoxynucleoside kinase, producing MNGIICIDGVVGAGKSTLGDILAKELGISLFEEPVLNNPILDKFYYDKKRYSFPLQIFFLNKRFKMIKEANLLDGCVMDRSIYGDVIFARMLMEDGDMAPEEFELYEELLHNMLEHLSPPKLMIYLESSVEGAVDKIGRRGRDYEKIVPRSYWESLNQNYESYFNSYNLSNILRINVDNVDIKENPQDRKWFVDTVKARLDEIKTGQTINK from the coding sequence ATGAACGGAATTATTTGTATTGATGGTGTTGTAGGTGCTGGAAAGAGTACTTTAGGGGATATTTTAGCTAAAGAATTAGGAATTTCATTGTTTGAAGAACCTGTTCTAAATAATCCTATTTTAGATAAATTCTACTATGATAAAAAAAGATATAGTTTTCCCCTTCAAATATTTTTCTTAAATAAGAGATTTAAGATGATAAAGGAAGCTAATTTATTGGATGGCTGTGTTATGGACAGGAGTATCTATGGTGATGTTATCTTTGCCAGGATGCTCATGGAAGACGGGGATATGGCACCTGAAGAGTTTGAACTTTATGAGGAACTCCTTCATAATATGCTGGAACACCTGTCTCCTCCTAAACTAATGATCTATTTAGAATCATCTGTAGAAGGTGCTGTCGATAAGATCGGCAGAAGAGGCAGAGACTATGAAAAGATCGTTCCCAGATCTTATTGGGAAAGCTTGAACCAGAATTATGAAAGCTATTTTAACTCTTATAATCTTTCAAATATTTTGAGAATCAATGTGGACAATGTAGATATAAAAGAAAATCCTCAAGATAGAAAATGGTTTGTAGATACAGTTAAGGCCAGATTAGATGAGATAAAAACCGGACAAACAATAAATAAATAA
- a CDS encoding tRNA 2-thiocytidine biosynthesis TtcA family protein, giving the protein MKIEKIEELDGLKFENFRFQIIEDELIIKNIGEKYEIKFSLSEKRRIKIADSIEKLTGLKLKFSKLDGREITSYIESKGFNKSIWSLAGKAMCDYKMIEEGDRIAVGVSGGKDSLTLLNVLVRVKMITRVNFEIIPIHIHPKQKSIATNEIEDYCKFLGLELIIEETNLEDILFGEDKMKNPCFMCGRMRRGILYRLMKEKNINKLALGHHKDDIIETFLLNTFYQGNLGVMKPRYMSKEHGVEVVRPMAYIEESTIIRYARRIKLPILKSECQYETSKDSKRLEMKEMIEELSKKSENIRSVIFNSIKPLLKD; this is encoded by the coding sequence ATGAAAATAGAAAAAATTGAAGAATTAGATGGTCTGAAATTTGAAAATTTCAGGTTTCAAATTATAGAGGATGAATTGATTATAAAAAATATCGGGGAGAAATATGAGATAAAGTTCTCCTTAAGTGAAAAAAGAAGGATAAAAATTGCCGATTCCATAGAAAAGCTTACAGGTTTAAAATTAAAATTTTCAAAGTTGGACGGGAGGGAGATCACATCATATATCGAATCCAAGGGGTTCAATAAGAGTATCTGGAGTCTGGCCGGGAAGGCTATGTGTGATTATAAGATGATTGAAGAGGGGGACAGGATAGCTGTAGGAGTATCCGGAGGTAAGGACAGTCTTACCCTCCTAAACGTATTAGTTCGTGTAAAGATGATAACCAGGGTGAATTTTGAGATAATCCCTATCCATATCCATCCCAAGCAAAAAAGTATTGCAACAAATGAAATTGAGGACTATTGCAAATTTTTAGGCTTGGAACTGATCATAGAAGAAACCAATCTGGAGGATATCTTATTTGGAGAAGATAAGATGAAAAATCCATGTTTTATGTGCGGGCGAATGAGGAGGGGAATCCTCTACAGACTGATGAAGGAAAAAAATATAAATAAATTAGCCCTGGGACACCATAAGGATGATATTATCGAGACATTTTTACTCAATACCTTTTATCAGGGAAATTTAGGAGTGATGAAACCCAGGTATATGTCGAAGGAACATGGGGTAGAAGTTGTCAGACCCATGGCATATATCGAGGAAAGTACCATAATCAGGTATGCCCGTAGGATAAAACTGCCCATATTAAAATCTGAATGTCAGTACGAGACAAGTAAAGATTCCAAGAGATTAGAAATGAAAGAAATGATAGAAGAGTTGAGTAAAAAAAGTGAAAATATCAGAAGTGTAATTTTTAACAGTATAAAGCCGTTATTGAAAGACTAA
- a CDS encoding amino acid permease, translated as MRKDLIKSVNPVLLQSIVLIIFIVFLWIASRGITSLKRIGALAGTAMFIMGILYILMMLAAPSLVDLKSATTTWNASTLMPSFDFKYFTTISMLVFAVGGCEKLSPYVKEINKPSKNFPKGMLVLAIMVGISALLGSVAMGMMFNSNMIPSDLKMNGQYYAFKLLGEYYGVGNFLIILFAIANTLAQISALMFSIDAPLKILIGDADRNYIPASIAKLNKYGAPINGFSWLIWLLEDFREIKTCLKIVIMYLLKMIRLPTL; from the coding sequence ATTAGGAAAGATTTAATTAAAAGTGTAAACCCTGTCTTATTACAGTCTATCGTTTTAATAATTTTTATAGTTTTCCTTTGGATTGCTTCCCGTGGAATAACTTCTCTAAAAAGGATTGGAGCACTGGCAGGAACAGCAATGTTTATAATGGGAATCCTATATATCCTGATGATGCTGGCAGCACCATCCCTTGTAGATCTTAAATCTGCTACAACAACATGGAATGCATCTACACTTATGCCTTCATTTGACTTTAAATATTTCACTACTATATCTATGTTAGTATTTGCTGTAGGCGGCTGTGAAAAATTATCTCCCTATGTTAAAGAGATCAATAAACCTTCTAAGAACTTCCCTAAGGGGATGCTTGTCTTAGCCATCATGGTGGGAATTTCAGCACTATTGGGATCGGTAGCCATGGGAATGATGTTTAACAGTAACATGATCCCATCAGACCTGAAGATGAACGGACAATATTATGCGTTCAAATTATTGGGAGAATATTATGGTGTTGGAAATTTCTTAATCATATTATTTGCAATAGCAAACACATTAGCTCAAATCTCAGCTCTTATGTTCTCTATAGATGCTCCTCTTAAGATCCTTATAGGAGATGCAGATAGAAACTATATTCCTGCATCAATTGCCAAATTAAATAAATATGGAGCACCTATCAATGGGTTTTCCTGGCTTATATGGCTCTTAGAGGATTTCAGAGAAATAAAGACCTGTCTAAAAATAGTGATTATGTATTTATTAAAAATGATAAGGTTGCCTACCTTGTAG
- a CDS encoding tRNA 2-thiocytidine biosynthesis TtcA family protein: MATDSLRKTYRKKIWRKFVKAVKDFDLIEDGDKIAVGVSGGKDSLLLCKLFQELAKDRTKNFEVKFISMNPGFGAMDIEQFEKNLEELEIPCETFDANVWEVAFKENPESPCFLCAKMRRGVLYKKVEELGCNKLALGHHFDDVIETTMINMFYAGTIKTMIPKVSSTSGKLSLIRPMVYIKESEIINFTKRNGIKPMSCGCPVEGEKTDSKRAEIKKLLETLETANPNIKQSIFNSMKNINLDYVLDYTRGNKKDK, from the coding sequence ATGGCTACTGACAGCTTGAGAAAAACCTATAGAAAAAAAATATGGAGAAAATTTGTCAAAGCTGTAAAGGATTTTGATTTGATTGAAGACGGTGATAAGATAGCTGTAGGAGTCTCAGGTGGTAAGGACAGTCTGCTGCTTTGTAAGTTATTTCAGGAATTAGCCAAAGATAGGACTAAAAACTTTGAGGTTAAATTTATCTCTATGAACCCGGGATTTGGAGCTATGGATATAGAGCAGTTTGAAAAAAACCTGGAGGAATTGGAGATCCCATGTGAAACATTTGATGCCAATGTATGGGAAGTAGCCTTTAAAGAAAATCCGGAAAGCCCTTGTTTTTTATGTGCAAAGATGAGAAGGGGAGTTCTATATAAAAAAGTAGAGGAGCTGGGGTGTAATAAATTAGCTTTGGGACATCATTTTGATGATGTGATAGAGACTACTATGATAAATATGTTTTATGCTGGGACTATAAAAACTATGATACCTAAGGTCAGTTCTACCAGTGGGAAACTATCTCTAATAAGACCTATGGTATATATAAAAGAGTCTGAAATAATTAATTTTACCAAGAGAAACGGGATAAAACCCATGAGCTGCGGGTGCCCTGTAGAAGGTGAAAAAACAGATTCTAAAAGAGCAGAAATAAAAAAATTATTGGAAACTTTGGAAACTGCAAACCCAAATATAAAGCAGAGTATATTTAATTCTATGAAAAATATAAACCTGGATTATGTATTGGACTATACAAGGGGAAATAAGAAGGATAAGTAA
- the deoD gene encoding purine-nucleoside phosphorylase, whose amino-acid sequence MSIHIGAKKGDIAETVLLPGDPLRAKWIAETFLEDVVCYNEVRGMYGYTGTYKGKKVSVQGTGMGVPSISIYVNELIQDYGVKNLIRVGSAGSYREDIKVRDIVLAMSASTNSGLNRIRFNGADYAPTADFDLMMKAIKSAEEKDIKVKAGNVFTSDEFYGDNFDDYKKWASYGVLCVEMETAGLYTVAAKHGVKALTLLTISDHLVTGEETTSAERQTTFSEMIEVALGTL is encoded by the coding sequence ATGAGTATACATATAGGTGCAAAAAAAGGGGATATTGCAGAAACGGTATTACTACCGGGAGATCCGCTTAGAGCAAAATGGATTGCTGAAACATTTTTAGAGGATGTAGTGTGCTATAATGAAGTAAGGGGAATGTATGGATATACTGGTACTTATAAGGGTAAAAAAGTATCTGTTCAGGGAACTGGTATGGGTGTTCCATCTATCTCTATCTATGTAAATGAATTGATCCAGGATTATGGAGTAAAAAACTTAATCAGAGTAGGATCTGCCGGATCTTACAGGGAAGACATCAAAGTCAGAGATATCGTTTTAGCTATGTCAGCTTCTACAAACTCAGGATTAAACAGGATCAGATTTAATGGTGCAGACTATGCTCCTACGGCTGATTTCGATCTGATGATGAAGGCTATTAAGTCTGCTGAAGAAAAAGATATTAAAGTAAAGGCCGGAAATGTGTTTACTTCAGATGAATTTTATGGTGACAACTTCGATGACTATAAAAAATGGGCATCATACGGTGTACTGTGTGTAGAGATGGAAACAGCAGGTCTATATACTGTAGCAGCTAAACACGGAGTAAAAGCTCTGACTCTGCTTACTATTTCTGACCACTTAGTAACAGGAGAAGAGACTACCTCTGCTGAAAGACAGACTACTTTTAGTGAGATGATTGAAGTAGCATTAGGTACTTTATAA
- a CDS encoding TetR/AcrR family transcriptional regulator: MENQIMISGKKLFYKNGYFKTKISDITDDIGISTGNFYTYYSSKEVLLDKILREQLNTLNREFKIVINIDGNLPEILNNFFITNINFVKNMMPLYILKEEVEGSTNRFKDTTIKIIREYDEILSHYIKIILLKESINLKQLDIIVSLINIQTKTYMAYLIKGKKIEYLNAKSTKKKAEILTSLALSTCTIFNLHFENTTKYDSLTGVYSEEYFINFLKEITLTNEMNDIAFFVVYPPRLKMNKKDFFSDSILKGIADILKKDTKSDDVIGLLNEIYFIIYMKKIGGKGVEKSIEKRMKKMFKGMEEKYSNGEPCTIQIEFISIKESMPYAAIKSKIDEIVYQK, translated from the coding sequence ATGGAAAATCAAATTATGATTAGTGGGAAAAAATTATTTTATAAAAATGGTTATTTTAAAACTAAGATCTCCGATATAACAGATGATATAGGGATATCTACGGGAAATTTCTATACTTACTACAGCTCTAAAGAGGTACTTTTAGATAAAATTTTGAGGGAGCAGCTAAATACTTTAAACAGGGAATTCAAAATAGTTATAAATATAGATGGAAATTTGCCAGAAATATTAAATAATTTTTTTATCACAAATATTAATTTTGTAAAAAATATGATGCCGCTGTATATTTTAAAGGAAGAAGTTGAAGGAAGTACCAACAGATTTAAAGATACAACGATTAAAATTATAAGGGAATATGATGAAATTTTATCCCATTATATCAAGATAATTCTTTTGAAAGAATCTATAAATTTAAAACAATTAGATATAATAGTATCTCTGATAAATATCCAGACTAAAACATACATGGCTTATCTTATAAAGGGGAAAAAAATAGAATATTTAAATGCTAAAAGTACGAAAAAAAAAGCTGAAATATTGACGTCCCTGGCACTTTCGACCTGTACTATATTTAACTTGCATTTTGAAAATACCACCAAGTATGACAGTTTGACAGGTGTATATTCAGAGGAATATTTTATTAATTTTTTGAAAGAGATAACCTTGACCAATGAGATGAATGACATAGCTTTCTTTGTGGTCTACCCGCCCAGGCTGAAAATGAATAAAAAAGATTTTTTTTCAGACTCAATATTAAAGGGAATAGCGGATATTTTGAAAAAAGATACAAAATCAGATGATGTCATAGGTCTTCTAAATGAAATATATTTTATTATATATATGAAAAAGATAGGCGGGAAGGGAGTGGAAAAGTCCATTGAAAAAAGAATGAAAAAAATGTTTAAAGGGATGGAAGAAAAATATTCCAATGGAGAACCTTGCACCATACAGATTGAATTTATTTCTATAAAAGAATCCATGCCTTACGCCGCAATTAAATCAAAGATAGATGAAATCGTATACCAAAAATAA